From one Lycium ferocissimum isolate CSIRO_LF1 chromosome 5, AGI_CSIRO_Lferr_CH_V1, whole genome shotgun sequence genomic stretch:
- the LOC132056526 gene encoding uncharacterized protein LOC132056526: MATLQDQNISIHFDGASLFGKNDTSKALKKGGGLGGRKALNDISNSAKPSSLQASKKNYSTGVISIGKDLNATKNFAKGGRKALGDLTNSSKPSTQQGSKKGLDKKLSAAAAANTPTCIAEEQFLHDHQKCIKAQRKVMDMDFFLKEVGLDNDIPVQLVASPHAPKLPMKSMSSMYELETPVKKHFEVEEMPELLMYDQCEKRGTCGDCSPSLGSPISPKLSSYMSWKDVSAPCFALTGTPNLPKH, from the exons ATGGCTACGCTTCAGGATCAGAATATCAGTATACATTTTGATG GGGCTTCTTTGTTTGGAAAGAATGATACTTCCAAGGCCCTGAAGAAAGGAGGAGGACTTGGTGGAAGAAAAGCACTTAATGACATCTCAAACTCAGCAAAGCCTTCTTCTCTGCAGGCATCAAAGAAAAACTACTCCACGGGTGTAATTTCCATCGGGAAAGATCTTAATGCCACTAAAAACTTTGCTAAGGGTGGCAGGAAAGCGCTCGGTGATCTTACAAACTCGAGCAAGCCATCAACGCAGCAGGGGTCCAAGAAGGGACTTGATAAGAAATTGAGTGCTGCTGCAGCAGCGAATACTCCAACTTGTATAGCTGAAGAACAATTTCTGCATGATCATCAGAAGTGCATCAAAGCACAGAGAAAGGTGATGGACATGGATTTTTTTCTGAAGGAAGTTGGACTAGACAATg ATATCCCTGTGCAGCTAGTAGCATCTCCACATGCGCCTAAACTGCCAATGAAATCAATG TCTTCGATGTACGAGCTAGAGACCCCTGTGAAGAAGCACTTTGAGGTGGAAGAGATGCCAGAACTGCTGATGTATGATCAGTGTGAAAAAAGGGGAACTTGTGGAGATTGTTCACCTTCTCTGGGATCTCCTATATCACCAAAGCTATCTTCATATATGAGCTGGAAAGATGTAAGCGCTCCATGTTTCGCCTTGACTGGAACACCCAACCTACCAAAGCATTGA
- the LOC132057657 gene encoding uncharacterized protein LOC132057657 encodes MEGLCPDPIMPATPVEACRQSWSHSHRLAAGFCFKIGLVGEDLWDVVNGSYTSPPTDGPKNSSAYKKWKQINVKAEFILKRSISHNLFDHIIRCKSATRYGGPSIGRSTRRMKLPLRILENELANTTQGNLSIAEYFLKIKNLCSEISLLNPDEAISEARMKRTIIRGLKSEYIPFVTSIQGWAQQPSLKEFENLLSSQELLAKQMAGVSIKKGEGNALAANRRNLKVRQEQSSSREMAYSQFQKGLSSPRQKEEFSNYGKKSIKCYRCGQIGHIKRYCRIKETNMAQVEKVAEEEEDSRCQKLRLETRARDTLAFSQF; translated from the exons ATGGAGGGGCTCTGTCCCGACCCTATTATGCCAgctactccagtagaggcttgtagacagtcatgG agccatagcCATAGATTGGCTGCTGGGTTTTGTTTCAAGATCGGGTTAGTG GGCGAGGATTTGTGGGATGTTGTGAATGGGAGTTACACAAGTCCTCCAACTGACGGACCGAAAAATAGCAGCGCATACAAGAAGTGGAAGCAGATTAATGTGAAAGCGGAGTTCATCCTAAAGAGGTCCATTTCTCACAACTTGTTTGATCATATTATTAGGTGCAAATCAGCTACGAGATATGGAGGACCCTCGATCGGCCGTTCAACAAGAAGGATGAAGCTTCCATTACGTATATTAGAGAATGAATTGGCGAACACCACTCAAGGTAATCTATCTATTGCTGAGTACTTTTTGAAGATTAAGAATTTATGTTCAGAGATCTCTTTATTAAATCCCGACGAGGCTATCTCTGAAGCAcgaatgaaaagaactatcaTTCGTGGTTTGAAGTCAgaatatattccttttgttaCATCAATTCAAGGATGGGCTCAACAACCATCCTTGAAGGAGTTTGAGAATTTGTTGTCATCACAGGAGCTACTAGCCAAACAGATGGCTGGCGTATCGATCAAAAAAGGGGAAGGAAATGCTCTTGCAGCTAACCGAAGAAATCTTAAAGTAAGGCAAGAGCAAAGTAGCTCAAGAGAGATGGCGTATTCTCAATTCCAAAAAGGTTTAAGCTCTCCAAGACAGAAGGAGGAGTTTTCTAATTATGGTAAGAAGTCTATTAAATGTTACCGATGTGGTCAAATAGGACACATAAAAAGATATTGCCGAATAAAAGAGACCAATATGGCTCAAGTTGAGAAAGTtgctgaagaagaagaagactcaAGGTGTCAGAAGCTGAGACTCGAGACTCGAGCAAGAGATACCTTAGCTTTCTCTCAATTTTGA
- the LOC132056527 gene encoding scarecrow-like protein 8 — MSSGFSGDFYSANTGRSTMMPMNNNNSLRPQAQVQLPYSSQLSGILPDPVTQIVHQGRPNLIGKRSLAEFQQQQQQFQYLQRQQHQQQQNQQQLQFLQQQQQQQQQGLGFYLRNVKPRSYQQSSLISPVDFSVAAAAAASSISSNSNASTRHPLQLRSQSGFLTPNIQNYSSGVSVSSLNPVQNRATMGVQELLSQESEKKMMNCLQEIEKQLLDDDDDDEGDTVSVVTNNEWSETIQNLITPSQNQNQNQKLASLSPSSSTSSCASSTESPPLTCPKQSIIEAATAISEGKNDVAVEILTRLSQVANVRGSSDQRLTAYMVSALRSRVNPTDYPPPVMELQSREHTDTITQKLYEVSPCFKLGFMAANLAILEAVADHNKLHVIDFDIGQGGQYVHLLHALAAKKSDKPTILKITAFTEKISGVDERISSIGLGLKSTANTVGVCLDFNVMACKVTELTREKLGVEPNEALAVNFAFKLYRLPDESVTTDNQRDELLRRVKGLSPNVVTVVEQEMNGNTAPFLARVNEACGHYGALFDSLDATVSRDNTERVRIEEGLSRKMANSVACEGRDRVERCEVFGKWRARMSMAGFGPRPVSQLIANSLRSKLNSGTRGNPGFTVNEQSGGICFGWMGRTLTVASAWR, encoded by the coding sequence ATGTCATCAGGTTTTTCCGGTGATTTCTATAGTGCCAATACTGGAAGATCCACCATGATGCCTATGAATAATAACAACTCTTTAAGGCCTCAGGCTCAAGTACAACTTCCTTATTCTTCACAACTATCTGGAATTTTACCCGACCCGGTTACTCAGATCGTTCATCAAGGGAGACCCAATTTGATTGGGAAACGATCTCTTGCTgagtttcaacaacaacaacaacaatttcaatacCTACAACGACAAcagcaccaacaacaacaaaatcaacaacaactacaatttctacaacaacaacagcaacagcAGCAACAAGGGCTTGGGTTTTATCTACGTAACGTAAAACCAAGAAGTTACCAGCAGTCTTCTCTTATCTCCCCTGTAGATTTTTctgttgctgctgctgctgctgcttccTCAATTTCATCGAATTCAAATGCTTCCACGCGCCACCCTCTTCAACTCAGGTCACAGTCAGGGTTTTTAACTCCTAATATCCAGAATTATTCCTCTGGGGTTTCTGTTTCATCGCTAAATCCGGTTCAAAACAGAGCAACCATGGGAGTCCAAGAATTGTTGTCACAGGAATCAGagaaaaagatgatgaattgtCTTCAAGAAATCGAAAAACAGCTCTTAGACGACGACGACGACGACGAAGGGGATACAGTTTCAGTTGTTACAAACAACGAGTGGTCGGAGACAATACAGAATCTTATAACCCCTTCTCAGAACCAAAACCAAAATCAGAAACTTGCTTCACTATCACCATCCTCATCAACATCTTCATGTGCTTCTTCAACAGAATCTCCACCATTAACTTGTCCCAAACAATCCATAATAGAAGCTGCTACAGCAATATCCGAAGGAAAAAACGATGTTGCAGTGGAGATCCTCACGCGCCTGTCACAGGTTGCTAACGTTAGAGGCTCATCCGACCAAAGGCTAACAGCATACATGGTTTCAGCTTTACGGTCGCGCGTGAACCCCACGGATTACCCACCGCCAGTCATGGAGTTGCAGAGCAGAGAACACACGGATACAATAACACAGAAGCTGTACGAGGTATCTCCATGTTTTAAGCTAGGTTTCATGGCAGCAAATCTAGCAATTCTTGAAGCTGTAGCAGACCACAACAAGCTTCACGTCATTGATTTTGACATAGGCCAAGGTGGACAATACGTGCATTTATTGCATGCACTTGCTGCAAAGAAATCAGATAAACCAACAATCCTAAAGATCACAGCTTTCACTGAAAAAATAAGCGGAGTTGACGAGAGAATCAGTTCTATCGGATTAGGTCTGAAATCTACAGCGAACACAGTTGGCGTTTGCTTAGATTTCAACGTAATGGCATGTAAGGTTACTGAGTTAACCAGGGAAAAACTTGGGGTTGAGCCAAACGAGGCATTAGCAGTGAATTTCGCATTCAAATTATACAGATTACCCGACGAGAGCGTAACAACGGATAATCAAAGAGACGAGCTTCTCAGGCGCGTGAAGGGTTTATCACCGAACGTGGTAACGGTGGTAGAGCAAGAAATGAACGGCAACACAGCCCCGTTTCTGGCGCGTGTGAACGAAGCGTGTGGGCATTACGGCGCGTTATTCGACTCGCTAGACGCGACTGTGTCCAGGGATAATACTGAACGAGTCAGGATAGAGGAAGGACTGAGTCGCAAAATGGCTAACTCGGTAGCGTGCGAAGGGAGGGACCGCGTTGAAAGATGCGAAGTGTTTGGCAAGTGGCGGGCCCGAATGAGCATGGCCGGGTTCGGGCCGAGGCCCGTTAGTCAACTCATTGCAAACTCACTGCGGTCCAAGCTTAACTCAGGAACACGTGGCAACCCAGGCTTCACTGTGAATGAACAAAGTGGTGGTATCTGTTTTGGTTGGATGGGACGAACACTCACCGTCGCATCTGCTTGGCGTTAA